The proteins below come from a single Solea senegalensis isolate Sse05_10M linkage group LG2, IFAPA_SoseM_1, whole genome shotgun sequence genomic window:
- the asic4a gene encoding acid-sensing ion channel 4-A: MGNGLEIMLDIQQDEYLPIWRETNETSLEAGIRVQIHSQDEPPYIHQLGFGVSPGFQTFVSCQEQRLTYLPQPWGNCRSSSKEKFPGYDKYSISACHLLCETNEVLRVCKCRMVHMPGTADICPPSKINCVDKALAQLQKNSGDTCPCETPCNLTRYGKELSMVKIPSKGSARYLSRKYDKSEEYIRDNFLVLDIFFEALNYETIEQKKAYDVAGLLGDIGGQMGLFIGASILTVLEILDYIYEVTKRRLQRLVRPQKEEKKIQQQSSTVATVGVEEMKAKEPHDMTRNHPEGAYANTILPNHHHPHHHHTGHHGVFEDFAC, from the exons ATGGGGAACGGTCTGGAGATCATGCTGGATATACAGCAGGATGAATATCTGCCCATCTGGAGAGAGACAA ATGAGACATCCCTGGAGGCTGGCATACGCGTTCAGATCCACAGTCAAGACGAGCCTCCCTACATCCACCAGCTGGGCTTTGGTGTCTCTCCAGGCTTCCAGACCTTTGTCTCGTGTCAGGAGCAGAGG CTGACCTACCTGCCCCAGCCCTGGGGGAACTGCCGCTCCTCCAGCAAAGAGAAGTTCCCAGGATACGACAAATACAGCATCAGTGCCTGTCACTTGCTGTGTGAGACCAACGAGGTCCTGCGAGTGTGCAAATGCAGGATGGTTCATATGCCTG GAACTGCAGATATCTGCCCTCCCAGTAAAATCAACTGTGTTGACAAAGCACTCG CACAGCTACAGAAGAACAGCGGGGACACTTGTCCCTGTGAGACACCCTGTAATCTCACCCGCTACGGTAAAGAACTCTCCATGGTTAAAATCCCCAGCAAGGGCTCGGCTCGCTATCTCTCCAGGAAATATGACAAGTCAGAGGAGTACATCAG AGACAACTTCCTGGTCTTAGACATCTTCTTTGAAGCTCTGAACTATGAAACTATTGAGCAAAAGAAAGCCTATGATGTCGCAGGTTTATTAG GTGACATTGGAGGACAGATGGGCTTATTCATCGGAGCCAGCATCCTGACAGTCTTAGAAATACTGGACTATATCTACGAG GTGACCAAGCGCCGGCTACAGCGCCTGGTCCGACCgcagaaagaggagaagaagattcagcagcagagcagcactgTCGCAACAGTGGGTGTGGAGGAAATGAAAGCAAAG GAGCCTCATGACATGACACGAAATCACCCTGAGGGGGCGTACGCCAACACGATTCTCcccaaccaccaccaccctcaccACCATCACACCGGACACCACGGGGTGTTTGAGGACTTTGCTTGCTAG